Within the Gloeobacter kilaueensis JS1 genome, the region TAAGTAGCCAGCCGCTCGGCCCGCGCCCGTTCTCGCTCCGCCCGCTCGTACTCCTGCTCCGCCCGCGCCCGTTCCTGTTCGGCCCGCACCTGTTGCAATTCCTCAGCCAGCAGAACCAGCTGTCCTTCGGGTGTGAAGAAGCGCAATCGCCCTTCATGGACGCCCAGATAAAGTTCTAGCTGCCGGCTCCAGAGCCAGCCGCGCTCGTCCGGCTGCAGGAGCTGGTACTGGCCATCGACGAGGTGGAACCCCTGGAATTCGTCGCCCGCCGGGTCGAACCAGAAGTAATCTGGGGTGCGAAAGGTATTTTGATAGATCTGCTTTTTAAGGCTCCGGTCGGTGGCGGCGGTCGATGGTGACAGCAATTCGACGATGACGTTCGGGTACCTGCCGTCCTCGTGCCAGACGATCCAGCTGCGGCGCTC harbors:
- a CDS encoding Uma2 family endonuclease gives rise to the protein MSEPITASPALPADFPPDVVLPPADLESNEPPIESDLHRKQMELLIRSLESWWQERQDFYVTGNLTIYFSPTQDRSEDFRGPDFFVVLGAERRERRSWIVWHEDGRYPNVIVELLSPSTAATDRSLKKQIYQNTFRTPDYFWFDPAGDEFQGFHLVDGQYQLLQPDERGWLWSRQLELYLGVHEGRLRFFTPEGQLVLLAEELQQVRAEQERARAEQEYERAERERARAERLATYLREQGVDPDSLP